In a genomic window of Muntiacus reevesi chromosome 1, mMunRee1.1, whole genome shotgun sequence:
- the QTRT1 gene encoding queuine tRNA-ribosyltransferase catalytic subunit 1, with protein sequence MAAAASQTSLESAPRIMRLVAECSRSRARAGELRLPHGPVATPVFMPVGTQATMKGITAEQLDALGCRICLGNTYHLGLRPGPELIQKAQGLHGFMNWPHNLLTDSGGFQMVSLVSLSEVTEEGVRFRSPYDGDETLLSPERSVEIQNALGSDIIMQLDDVVSSTVTGPRVEEAMYRSIRWLDRCIAAHRRPDKQNLFAIIQGGLDADLRATCLEEMTKRDVPGFAIGGLSGGESKGEFWRMVALSTSRLPKDKPRYLMGVGYATDLVVCVALGCDMFDCVFPTRTARFGSALVPTGNLQLKKKQYEKDFRPIDPECDCPTCQKHSRAFLHSLLHSDNTAALHHLTVHNIAYQLRLMSAVRASIVEKRFPDFVRDFMSTMYGDPTLCPTWATEALASVGITLD encoded by the exons ATGGCGGCAGCCGCCAGCCAGACTTCCCTGGAGTCGGCCCCGCGGATCATGCGATTGGTGGCCGAGTGTAGCCGCTCCAGGGCCCGAGCCGGGGAGCTGCGGCTGCCACACGGACCGGTGGCTACTCCGGTGTTCATGCCAGTGGGCACGCAGGCCACTATGAAGGGCATCACGGCCGAGCAACTGGACGCGCTGGGCTGCCGCATCTGCCTGGGCAACACCTACCATCTGGGTCTGAGGCCG GGCCCAGAGCTGATCCAGAAGGCCCAAGGTCTCCACGGCTTTATGAATTGGCCCCACAATCTGCTGACG GACAGCGGCGGCTTCCAGATGGTGTCCCTGGTGTCCCTGTCCGAAGTGACGGAGGAGGGCGTCCGCTTCCGTTCCCCTTATGACGGCGATGAGACTCTTTTGAGCCCAGAGAGGTCCGTGGAGATCCAGAACGCGCTAG GCTCGGACATCATTATGCAGCTGGATGATGTGGTCAGCAGTACTGTGACGGGGCCTCGTGTGGAAGAGGCCATGTacag ATCAATCCGCTGGCTAGACCGTTGCATAGCAGCCCATCGGCGGCCGGACAAGCAGAACCTCTTTGCCATCATCCAGGGGGGGCTGGACGCGGATCTCCGAGCCACTTGCCTTGAAG AGATGACCAAGCGAGATGTGCCAGGCTTCGCCATCGGGGGCCTGAGCGGGGGCGAGAGCAAGGGCGAGTTCTGGAGGATGGTGGCGCTGAGCACGTCGCGGCTGCCTAAGGACAAGCCCCGCTACCTGATGGGCGTCGG ctatGCCACCGATCTGGTGGTCTGCGTGGCTCTCGGATGCGATATGTTTGACTGTGTCTTCCCTACACGGACAGCG cgCTTCGGTTCTGCCCTAGTGCCCACGGGGAACCTTCAACTGAAGAAGAAGCAGTATGAGAAGGACTTCCGCCCCATAGACCCAGAGTGTGACTGTCCCACCTGCCAGAA GCACAGCCGGGCCTTCCTGCACTCCCTGCTCCATAGTGACAACACCGCGGCCCTGCATCACCTCACTGTTCACAACATCGCCTATCAG CTGCGGCTGATGAGCGCCGTGCGAGCCAGCATTGTGGAGAAACGCTTTCCGGACTTCGTGAGGGACTTCATGAGCACCATGTATGGGGACCCCACCCTCTGTCCCACCTGGGCCACTGAAGCCCTGGCCTCTGTGGGGATCACACTGGATTGA